Proteins co-encoded in one Hyalangium ruber genomic window:
- a CDS encoding ABC transporter permease produces MSRRLLVRASLRHLGGHPWLTALSLLGIALGVAVVVSIDLASGSALRAFERSTETVTGRATHQLVGGPQGLPDSLYRDLRLRPGAPVSAPVVEGHVRATRGDRRPLTVLGVDPFAEAPFRPYAQGGASGQASALLTEPGTVILPSATARLLGVKVGDFFEVRVGGLTRRLRVVSLITPPDERTARAMEGLLLTDISTAQEVLGRPGRLSRIDLKLDDEAALARLQEGLPVGVQVVRSATRGGTVDQMTRAFRTNLTALSMLALVVGMFLIYNTMTFSVVQRRGLLGRLRALGVTRGELFALVLGEAALLGAVGTAAGLLLGVLLGRGLVGLVTQTLNDLYFVVSVRRLSLEPLTLAKGVLLGLGATLSAALVPAWEAARSAPVTTMRRSTLEDVSRSRAPKLALLGLLVLGLGVGLLLLPTRALPPAYGGLFGVLLGTALLVPWTTERLSLLAAKPLGAAFGLLGRMAARGVRASLSRTAVALAALMVAVATTVGVGLMVASFRGTVATWLESSLLADVFVSPPSLLARRGDSTFVPGLVERLSATPGVASFSTVHVVKVSVDEVPTDLIAVAFPPNGPRPYRFKEGTPDTVWREMEAPDALLVSEPFSFHRNVRRGDTVRLATDHGPRDFRVVGVYFDYGSDVGTVLLPRETYNQHFEDRAVSGLALYAAPGQDVDALVARVLERAGDTQTLNVRPNRALREGSLEVFDRTFTITQVLRLLAIGVAFIGVLSALMALQLERAREFAVLRATGLTPGQLWGLVSLQTGLLGLLAGLFAVPLGVGLAAILVYVINQRSFGWTMQLALTPGILVQALALSLVAAALAGLYPAWRMARANPANALREE; encoded by the coding sequence ATGAGCCGCCGCCTGCTGGTGCGCGCCAGCCTGCGCCACCTGGGCGGCCACCCGTGGCTCACCGCGCTGTCGCTGCTGGGCATCGCCCTGGGCGTGGCGGTGGTGGTGTCCATCGACCTGGCGAGCGGCAGCGCCCTTCGGGCCTTCGAGCGGTCCACCGAGACGGTGACGGGCCGGGCCACGCACCAGCTCGTGGGGGGGCCCCAGGGCCTGCCCGACTCCTTATATAGGGACTTGCGGCTGCGCCCCGGCGCGCCGGTGTCCGCCCCCGTGGTGGAAGGCCACGTGCGCGCCACTCGGGGAGACCGCAGGCCCCTCACCGTGCTCGGCGTGGATCCGTTCGCCGAGGCTCCCTTCCGCCCCTATGCGCAGGGCGGGGCCTCGGGACAGGCGTCAGCGCTGCTCACCGAGCCCGGCACGGTCATTCTTCCCTCCGCCACGGCGCGCCTGCTCGGCGTCAAGGTCGGGGACTTCTTCGAGGTGCGGGTCGGAGGCCTGACGCGGCGGCTCCGGGTGGTGTCCCTCATCACGCCTCCGGACGAGCGCACCGCCCGGGCGATGGAGGGGCTGCTGCTCACGGACATCTCCACCGCCCAGGAGGTGCTGGGCCGGCCCGGACGGCTGTCGCGCATCGACCTGAAGCTTGATGACGAGGCGGCGCTGGCCCGGCTCCAGGAGGGGCTCCCGGTGGGTGTGCAGGTGGTGCGCTCCGCCACCCGGGGTGGAACTGTGGATCAGATGACGCGGGCCTTCCGCACCAACCTCACCGCGCTGTCGATGCTGGCGCTCGTGGTGGGGATGTTCCTCATCTACAACACGATGACCTTCTCGGTGGTGCAGCGGCGCGGGCTGCTGGGACGGCTGCGCGCGCTCGGTGTCACCCGGGGCGAGCTGTTCGCGCTGGTGCTGGGCGAGGCCGCGCTGCTGGGAGCGGTGGGCACGGCCGCGGGCCTGCTGCTCGGCGTGCTGCTGGGGCGCGGGCTCGTCGGGCTCGTCACGCAGACGCTCAATGACCTGTACTTCGTCGTCAGCGTGCGGCGCCTGTCCCTGGAGCCGCTAACCCTCGCCAAGGGCGTGCTGCTCGGCCTGGGGGCCACGCTGAGCGCCGCGCTCGTGCCCGCGTGGGAGGCCGCGCGCTCGGCCCCCGTCACCACCATGCGCCGCTCCACGCTGGAGGATGTGTCCCGGAGCCGGGCGCCGAAGCTCGCGCTCTTGGGATTGCTCGTGCTGGGGCTCGGCGTGGGGTTGCTGCTACTGCCCACGCGCGCGCTGCCGCCGGCTTATGGCGGACTCTTTGGCGTGCTGCTCGGCACCGCGCTGCTGGTGCCCTGGACGACGGAGCGGCTGTCGCTGCTGGCGGCAAAGCCGTTGGGCGCGGCGTTCGGGCTGCTCGGGCGCATGGCCGCGCGCGGGGTGCGAGCCAGCCTCAGCCGCACGGCCGTGGCCCTCGCGGCGCTGATGGTCGCCGTGGCCACCACCGTGGGCGTGGGCCTCATGGTCGCCAGCTTCCGCGGCACCGTGGCGACGTGGCTGGAGTCCTCGCTGTTGGCGGATGTCTTCGTCTCTCCGCCCTCGCTCCTCGCCCGGCGGGGGGACTCCACCTTCGTCCCGGGCCTCGTCGAGCGCCTCAGCGCCACCCCGGGCGTGGCCTCCTTCTCCACCGTCCACGTGGTGAAGGTGAGCGTGGACGAGGTCCCCACGGACCTGATCGCCGTGGCCTTCCCTCCGAATGGCCCGCGCCCATACCGCTTCAAGGAGGGAACGCCCGACACCGTATGGCGGGAGATGGAGGCGCCCGACGCCCTCCTCGTCTCCGAGCCCTTCAGCTTCCACCGGAACGTCCGCCGGGGAGACACGGTGCGCCTGGCCACGGACCACGGCCCGCGCGACTTCCGCGTGGTGGGGGTGTACTTCGACTATGGCTCGGACGTCGGCACGGTGCTCCTGCCTCGGGAGACGTACAACCAGCACTTCGAGGACCGGGCCGTGAGCGGACTGGCCCTCTATGCCGCGCCCGGGCAGGACGTGGATGCGCTGGTGGCCCGGGTGCTCGAGCGCGCGGGAGATACCCAGACCCTGAACGTCCGCCCCAACCGCGCGCTGCGCGAGGGCTCGCTGGAGGTGTTCGACCGCACCTTCACCATCACCCAGGTGCTGCGGCTGCTCGCCATCGGCGTGGCCTTCATCGGGGTGCTCAGCGCGCTGATGGCCTTGCAGTTGGAGCGCGCGCGGGAGTTCGCCGTGCTGCGCGCCACGGGGCTGACGCCCGGCCAGCTCTGGGGCCTCGTCTCGCTCCAGACAGGACTGCTGGGGCTGCTGGCGGGCCTCTTCGCCGTGCCCCTGGGCGTGGGGCTCGCCGCCATCCTCGTCTACGTCATCAACCAGCGCTCCTTCGGGTGGACGATGCAGCTCGCGCTCACGCCTGGAATCCTGGTGCAGGCGCTGGCGCTGTCCCTGGTCGCCGCCGCGCTCGCGGGCCTGTACCCGGCGTGGCGCATGGCGCGCGCGAACCCCGCCAACGCGCTGCGGGAGGAGTGA
- a CDS encoding lipocalin-like domain-containing protein: MRSGKGLVLGVALVVAGLAVGAFLVTREVAPPPEATLSVSAAMRDSEANSQGFARALEPREFRFPEDHGPHPEFRTEWWYWTGNLETADGHAFGYQFTVFRSALAPRAAQRDSEWGSNQLYMVHFALSDIGGGRFHAFERFSREALGLAGAQAQPFRVWLERWEASAVGEGLFPMRLTAEAEGVTLSLTLEEGKPLVHQGNRGLSQKGPQPGDASYYYSFTRMPSRGTVTVEGRTHEVTGLSWMDREWSTSALGEGQVGWDWFAFQLSDGSELMYGQLRRTDGSVDPFSVGTFVPPQGAPVRVPRDEVRLEVLDTWHSPRGGTEYPARWRLSVPARQLSLDITPAQADQELPLSIRYWEGAVRLQGTSAGQPVTGRGYVELTGYGDTPGQVR, encoded by the coding sequence ATGCGGAGCGGCAAGGGGCTCGTGCTCGGAGTGGCGCTGGTGGTGGCGGGGCTCGCCGTGGGCGCCTTCCTCGTCACGCGCGAGGTGGCACCTCCTCCGGAGGCGACGCTCTCGGTGTCGGCGGCGATGCGAGATTCGGAGGCAAACAGCCAGGGCTTCGCGCGGGCCCTGGAGCCTCGCGAGTTCCGCTTCCCCGAGGACCATGGGCCGCACCCGGAGTTCCGCACCGAGTGGTGGTACTGGACGGGCAACCTGGAGACGGCGGACGGGCACGCCTTCGGCTACCAGTTCACGGTGTTCCGCAGCGCGCTGGCGCCCCGTGCGGCCCAGCGGGATTCCGAGTGGGGCTCGAACCAGCTCTACATGGTCCACTTCGCGCTGTCGGACATCGGCGGTGGGCGCTTCCACGCCTTCGAGCGCTTCAGCCGGGAGGCGCTGGGGCTCGCGGGAGCGCAGGCACAGCCCTTCCGGGTCTGGCTGGAGCGCTGGGAGGCCTCCGCCGTGGGCGAGGGCCTGTTCCCCATGCGGCTCACCGCCGAGGCGGAGGGCGTCACGCTGTCGCTCACCCTGGAGGAGGGCAAGCCGCTCGTACACCAGGGGAACCGAGGCCTGAGCCAGAAGGGCCCCCAGCCGGGAGACGCCTCCTATTACTACTCGTTCACGCGGATGCCCTCGCGCGGGACGGTGACGGTGGAGGGGCGCACGCACGAGGTGACGGGCCTGAGCTGGATGGACCGCGAGTGGAGCACCAGCGCGCTGGGCGAGGGCCAGGTGGGCTGGGACTGGTTCGCGTTCCAGCTCTCGGATGGGAGCGAGCTCATGTACGGCCAGCTGCGCCGCACGGATGGCTCCGTGGATCCGTTCAGCGTGGGGACGTTCGTCCCGCCTCAGGGTGCGCCGGTGCGCGTGCCACGGGACGAGGTGCGCCTGGAGGTGCTGGACACGTGGCACAGCCCGCGCGGAGGCACCGAGTATCCGGCGCGCTGGCGGCTCTCCGTGCCCGCGCGGCAGCTCTCCCTGGACATCACCCCGGCCCAGGCGGACCAGGAGCTGCCGTTGAGCATCCGGTACTGGGAGGGCGCCGTGCGTCTTCAGGGCACGAGCGCCGGTCAGCCCGTGACCGGGCGTGGCTACGTGGAGCTCACCGGCTACGGGGACACCCCCGGGCAGGTTCGCTGA
- the glpK gene encoding glycerol kinase GlpK: MAKAKHVLALDQGTTGTHVTILDARLQVAGRAYREFTQHFPKPSWVEHDLEEIWASSEYCIARALKDAGLKGTDIAAVGITNQRETTGLWMRGTGKPLGRAIVWQDRRTADICQQLKAKGLENRVREVTGLVLDPYFSGTKLTWMFEHLKGARARAEKGDVCFGTIDTWLVYKLTGGQAHVTDVSNASRTLLMDLRTLLWDDELRSLLGVPAACLPQIRGSAEVYGTTRGLKSLPDGIPVSGMAGDQQAALFGQACFEPGESKCTYGTGAFLLMNTGESPVRSTAGLLTTVAWRLGEKTTYALEGSSFIAGAAVQWLRDGLKVIKRAPDIEALAESVKDSGDVVFVPALAGLGAPHWRPEARGLFAGIDRSTTVAHLARAVLEGIALQIHDLADAMRHDSGRPIPAFKVDGGAAANNLLMQYQADVLNTPVVRPRNLETTSLGAAFLGGLGAGVWSSPEAIRGAWKAERTFKPKMKPPVRERHLAKWKRAVERA; encoded by the coding sequence ATGGCAAAGGCGAAGCACGTCCTGGCACTCGACCAGGGCACCACCGGCACGCACGTCACCATCCTCGATGCCAGACTCCAGGTGGCGGGCCGCGCCTACCGCGAGTTCACCCAGCACTTCCCCAAGCCCTCCTGGGTGGAGCACGACCTGGAGGAGATCTGGGCCTCCAGCGAGTACTGCATCGCCCGGGCGCTCAAGGACGCGGGGCTCAAGGGCACCGACATCGCCGCGGTGGGCATCACCAACCAGCGCGAGACGACGGGCCTGTGGATGCGCGGCACGGGCAAGCCCCTGGGCCGCGCCATCGTCTGGCAGGACCGGCGCACCGCCGACATCTGCCAGCAGCTCAAGGCCAAGGGCCTGGAGAACCGCGTGCGCGAGGTGACGGGGCTGGTGCTGGACCCGTACTTCTCCGGCACCAAGCTCACGTGGATGTTCGAGCACCTCAAGGGCGCCCGCGCCCGCGCGGAGAAGGGGGATGTGTGCTTCGGCACCATCGACACCTGGCTCGTCTACAAGCTCACCGGCGGCCAGGCCCACGTCACCGACGTGTCCAACGCCAGCCGCACGCTGCTGATGGACCTGCGCACCCTGCTCTGGGACGACGAGCTGCGCTCGCTGCTGGGCGTGCCGGCCGCGTGCCTGCCGCAGATTCGCGGCTCGGCGGAGGTGTATGGCACTACGCGGGGGCTCAAGAGCCTGCCGGATGGCATCCCCGTCTCGGGCATGGCGGGAGACCAGCAGGCCGCCCTCTTCGGGCAGGCGTGCTTCGAGCCTGGCGAGTCCAAGTGTACCTACGGCACCGGCGCCTTCCTGCTGATGAACACGGGCGAAAGCCCGGTGCGCTCCACGGCGGGGCTGCTCACCACCGTGGCGTGGCGCCTGGGCGAGAAGACCACCTACGCGCTGGAGGGCAGCTCCTTCATCGCCGGCGCCGCCGTGCAGTGGCTCCGTGACGGGCTCAAGGTCATCAAGCGTGCCCCGGACATCGAGGCCCTGGCCGAGAGCGTGAAGGACTCCGGGGACGTCGTCTTCGTCCCCGCGCTGGCGGGCCTGGGCGCGCCGCACTGGCGGCCGGAGGCCCGGGGCCTGTTCGCGGGCATCGACCGCTCCACCACGGTGGCGCACCTGGCGCGCGCGGTGCTGGAGGGCATCGCCCTTCAAATCCACGACCTGGCGGATGCGATGCGCCACGACAGCGGCCGGCCCATCCCCGCCTTCAAGGTGGACGGAGGCGCGGCGGCCAACAACCTGCTCATGCAGTACCAGGCCGATGTGCTGAACACCCCCGTGGTGCGCCCGCGCAACCTGGAGACGACGAGCCTGGGCGCGGCCTTCCTCGGCGGCCTGGGCGCCGGAGTCTGGAGCAGCCCGGAGGCCATCCGCGGCGCGTGGAAGGCCGAGCGCACCTTCAAGCCGAAGATGAAGCCCCCGGTGCGCGAGCGGCACCTGGCCAAGTGGAAGCGCGCGGTGGAGCGCGCGTGA
- a CDS encoding 4a-hydroxytetrahydrobiopterin dehydratase yields MAYDRTLLTTEALQTFLSEHSEWKHEGGMLRRTYEFPAFLEGIAFVERVARAAEAADHHPDIDIRWRKVTLALVTHDAGGLTWRDTKLAAEADGLFGSGAGK; encoded by the coding sequence ATGGCCTACGACCGCACGCTGCTCACCACCGAGGCGCTCCAGACGTTCCTCTCCGAGCACTCCGAATGGAAGCACGAGGGAGGGATGCTCCGCCGCACCTACGAGTTCCCCGCCTTCCTGGAGGGCATCGCCTTCGTGGAGCGCGTGGCGCGAGCGGCGGAGGCGGCCGACCACCACCCGGACATCGACATCCGCTGGCGCAAGGTGACGCTGGCGCTCGTCACGCATGACGCCGGAGGGCTGACGTGGCGGGACACGAAGCTGGCGGCCGAGGCGGACGGGCTCTTCGGCTCGGGAGCGGGCAAGTAA
- a CDS encoding FHA domain-containing protein, whose protein sequence is MPSVQQLRPFADAPLEAFRAASGPVALIQQPPEPVFQQVARQLGHARTVVMAHRSRLVERLLTMLQGFQHLEVHLLHPRTNGEEFTVGRMDTCLLVVKDPSVSKLHARLRWSEPDGACSVRDMGSMNGTYVNAVLLGAQQEVQLNDGDALSFGDAQFLYLRTETLHAHLRLIQDPL, encoded by the coding sequence ATGCCGTCAGTGCAGCAGCTCCGCCCGTTCGCCGATGCCCCCCTCGAAGCCTTCCGTGCTGCCTCGGGGCCGGTGGCGCTCATCCAACAGCCGCCCGAGCCCGTCTTCCAGCAGGTCGCCCGCCAACTGGGACACGCGCGCACGGTGGTGATGGCGCACCGCTCCCGGCTGGTGGAGCGGCTGCTGACGATGCTTCAAGGGTTCCAGCACCTGGAGGTCCACCTGCTCCACCCCCGCACCAACGGGGAGGAGTTCACCGTGGGGCGGATGGACACCTGCCTGCTGGTGGTGAAGGACCCGTCCGTGTCCAAGCTCCACGCGAGGCTGCGCTGGAGCGAGCCGGACGGGGCCTGCTCGGTGCGCGACATGGGCTCGATGAACGGCACCTATGTCAACGCGGTGCTCCTGGGCGCGCAGCAGGAGGTGCAGCTCAACGACGGAGATGCGCTGTCCTTTGGCGATGCGCAGTTCCTCTACCTGCGCACCGAGACGTTGCACGCGCACCTGCGGCTCATCCAGGACCCGTTGTAG